A stretch of DNA from Triticum dicoccoides isolate Atlit2015 ecotype Zavitan chromosome 2A, WEW_v2.0, whole genome shotgun sequence:
CAAAACTCGTTGGAAAAGAATAAATACAATCAACATTCAACTATACTTGGATATCATACAAGCTGGCGAAGTACGACCCGTTAAACTGCAGCAGGGAACCcaaatggaaggataattcaaacaAGATCTTTCGATAGCTTTGGTGACACGACTATAGATTGAAGGTCAGTGCCTGCGGCTGGTAGCAGGTGCTGGTCCAGGTCATCCATATCACTGTCCCCATTAAGGGATGAACCTGATGAATCCACATCATCATCTAGCAGATAATCAAAAACAGCTAAATGTTAGTACGTAGATTTTTTGGTAAGAAAGAGAGGAAGAATGAGAGTAATTAGTCAATACATAAGTTCGAAAGGAAAATCTAGCTATTAGAACAAGTGACACACCGTCTATAAACTCTCTTCCATTCTGGACAAGTATCAGCTTTCAGTGAAAATGCCAAGTGGCTTAAAAGAGTGTAGTACTAAACCAGTAGAAATCAAAAATTTCTCATGTTGTTCCCTCTACAGCTCTACTTCATCTAAGTTTCCCTAACAAGAGAAACATCACGACTCATTCTCTTTTCAAGATGAATATGTAAATACGATCAGCACACTGAAGAATATAGCTCACCAAATGGACAGGGGAGTGTTTTTCTTTTATGGAAAATGGGAGGGCGGAAGACAATGTACAACACAAAGCCAAACAGATTTACTGCGGAGATGGCATTGCACATGACCGGAATGTCCTCTTATTATTTCTTACTAAGAGATTTCTGAGGCATGCATCATTCAAAACATACAACAAATAGTATAACACTCAAATGGCTGTTTACAGTTTGAAGCATACAGGTCATTTAGAATGTGAACTACAACTACACAACAAGCTGTAGCTAACAACTGCATGCAATTTACTCAAAATTATGATAGACAGCTATCTTCCCAAATTATAAGCAAAATGCAGGCACTAGAAGCAGACTCACCAGAGAATGCAGGATGGGTTGCTCCGTGAGTAACAGTAGAGACTTGAATGCTTTTTGGTAGGAGGCGATTGAAAAAGTAACCTAAGAATTTCACAAAATACAATCAGTCACCTATCGTTCCGAGCAAGTCAGGAAGAGAAGACATAAAACTTGTAATACTGACCCACTCTTGCTAGCCGATTTACCCATCCAGGGGCTGGTTTTTTGGTTATGTTCTTACAGACATCATCCGTAAAATGGTTGCAGTTCTTTGAAATCAGATGATATGTATTCCCATTGTACTTTCCTGCAAGAGTTTGAATGAACGAGCGGAACTCTGCCCTAGACATCTCAGTTGTACCCATCCATACAGACCTTCTATAGACATAGCCAGGGCAACGTTTTGGTTCAACCTCAAAAACCCCACTGGTTGAGAGATCATGGGCTCCAAAAGCATATTCCAAACCATGAACTGTAGATTTCAGTTACAACAAAACAATGAGTTAAAGCTCACACCTCTAGAGAGAATCCACAAAATGCATGtctggaaaaaaaacaaaaaaagctgCTACACATAAAAGCATGAGCCAATAGCCCAACGTGCAGTAAATATTTTGACATAACTAGCAACCTCAGTCCATAAAATGTAGACCGCTACCAATGAACATATCATGTATGACTAGCACTCTACCATTTTCATTAGCTGCAAACATTCAGTTATGATGCCAGCTCAATGTCAAAGCTAAaagaagcgctaggcgttaattgtgtgttttgccaccaccTTGCGCTTTTCTGAAGCACACACTTGAGCGCAATTATGCCGCGCACATTAAGTGCTAGGTGTTTCGCTactgcctagagcctaggcgcgcattTTTTTTAACTATGCTCGATATCCACCTGTTCTTCAAACAAGAACATGACTGCAACATCACACACAAACTCTGCCGAGAGATTTGCCACCAACCCTGTCAATCAATAGATACACCCATACATCGTTATAATTCACGACCATTCTTCAATTTTTAGTTTTCTTCTGCATCCTACAACTTCCTCATAGAACTGAAAACTACTTTGCCCTGACAGCTGGTTTAAGCTGCTTGTTTACTAATTACTGGTCACCAGAAATTCAGGCCACGATCAGTCCATCACCCGTCAATTCTTCCCTTGCACTACTACCCTGTTATCCTGCCTCTTTCCAAGCACTAACCTACAGGACTTACGGCAGCGTCCCTGTACAAAGCTCAACAAAGCAACTACCAACATACGTACAGTACAGCGTCCCTGTAGGTACTAGTTAGAACCAAATCAAGCTCCAGCGAGTAGGAAGGGAGAGGGCGGAGAGTCAGAACCTTCGATCCCGGAGTGGAAGATGCCGAGGCCGAACCAGTAGAGGTAGTCGTTTATGGGCGTCAGGTCGTACACGTTGAGGaccaccgccgcgccgccgccgccgccgttctgtGCCGCCATGCGAACCCCGCTGGCGCTGCAGATCCCTTCAGCGGCGCTGCATTAGCGTCCACCCGCCGGATCAGTGCCTGGGGGAACCCATGCGGAGCCGGAATTTGGTCCGCTTCGGTTCGATTTTGCTTGGTTCTGGGCTCGGAGAGGGGAGGGGAAAGCGTGGTTAACGTCGGGGATTATCTAGGGGAGTACCACCCCTCCTGTCTCTCGATGGTCTTAGCCATCCGTTACGCGCTGCAGTTGATGGTGGATTCTTTAGGGTGGCCGTCGTGTGGGACCGTCTGCGGGCGGGTCCGCATTGTCATGGATGCAGCTGGGTTGTTCTGCGGGTGGGGGAAGGTTCAGTTATGCTTGGTGATGGAGAGAGGTGTCTGATAGTGGGGAGTCACGACTCGCAGCCCGCAAAGGCGCGCCCACGGGACGGGCGGGCTACGTCGGGCTCGTGGGTCCCAGCGGGAAGAGGAATGGTGGCTTTGACTCTTCTGGGAAGAGAAGGCTTGGCCGCTTCTCGTCCGACACCGTTTAGCAGCAATCCAGCGAAGCTGGTTCCACCTGGGACTTGGAGTTTCCTGCGTTCTCCGATGGTGCATCcaatggacgctgcttcggtgtctttgagtctatgacaggtggccggcccatctgtcatagacccaaaggtaggtgccttaaggcaTCAAAGTTAGTCCAGCATGATGCACTTTCTGAGGCTAGTAAGAGTTTGTTTGGGACTGCTATGCTCCTTAAAATTCAGCTCCGCTCCAAAAAACACAAGTCAAACGGGGTAGCTTCACGGTATGCCGCTCCGCAAAAAAACTAGAATCCAGGGTACAACTCTCAGTTTTTTTATGAAGCTCTTCAGGGGGTGCTTCAAAAAACTCTAGAAGCCGGAGTTAGGTGGAAATTACCCAtcactgccaccagtaagtggatacCCCTTCGTTTCTTCCCCCTCAACCAATCAAATAGATCCTTTCCATCAAATTTCTCATTCTTGAAGCTGGAGCTAGATGGCAACCAAACATTCTCTTTGGTAGTACTACAACGTCTAGATGAAACTGCTCCAAAGTGAATTTAGTGGAGCGAAACCGATTTTTGTGAAGCGGAGCAGTCCCAAACAGGCCCTAAATGTCTCAATCTTTACAGGAGACTATACTGAATACTTCTTCAACAGGAACTCTCAAGACGTACTTCTTAGGGTTAAGCTTCATGCGGAATTTTTTGAGGTTAGCAAACGTTTCTACAGGATTTGCCATATATCCTCCTTCTTTCGGATCTTGATTACTCCTCCTTTCAGATTTTGATTACCACGTTGTCGACATAGACCTGTATGTTTCTTTTGATCTCTGGTAAGTGGCGTCCGTGTTTTTCAAGCCGAAGGGCATAGAGGGGCGCCGAAAGGGGTGACGACGTCTTGAAATTCCGCCACCACAACCAACGCATCGGCATGTTGAATGCTTTCTTGATCCCACTGACAGGCGTACTGAATGTTGCCATTCACCGTGGATGACTTCACTAGAGTCTGTCATCTTGAACTAGTGGTAGATCATAGTGGGTGTTGAACCGGTATGGGCCCCAGCCCAACTGTACCTATCTCTTAGGCCCAAGCCCATGAGAAATGTTGACCTAGAAGGGaagctcctcctcctctgttctgtgAGAGCCGCCACACACCAAGAAAGACACAGCAGCAACTGCTCCTGGTACGCTACTCCTCCAAGTTCAACATGGTATCAGACCAggctgcagcggcagcggcagcgccgGTGGTGTAGTCCGGCGAGGAGGAGCTGCGGGGGCGAGCGACGGCGAGCTAGGCGCAGCGGTTGCGGCTGGTGGCGGAGTGCAGCGAGGCGGCGCGACCGGCTCGGGAGAGGAGGTTGTTATGCGCGCATGCTggaggtgctgctgctgctgctgttgctgcgtgAGGCAGCGAGAGAGAGATTGAGGGGAAGAGAGAAAAGGAAGGGCAAGTCACGCATCTCACCTGACACGGCAGCAACGCTGTCAGGTCCACCGCGAGAAGCTGCAGTTTGTCTCCAAGTCCCTTTCTGCTCTCGGTTGTTGATTGCTACGGGTTGGTAAAGGAAGGAGAGGTGACGAActgctgctggtgagaagaggagaAGAGGAGTGCTACTACTGCTTGCAGGTGCTGAAAGTCTTGCAGTTTTTAGTCTGCTGCTGACTGAAAGGGAAAATGGCGGAGGAAGCACTGGCGGCTGCAATGGACAAGCTTGCGGACATCATGGCCGCGAAGATGGTGGCTTCCGGTGAGAAGGCACCTGCTGATGTGGGCTCGAGCGCTGTGCAGGCAGAGATGGTGCAGAAGATTGAGCTGGCTCCAAACGAGGTGAAGTTAGAAGGTGTAGAGAACTACCTGAGGTGGTCGAGGAGAGGTAAACTCATCCTCAGAACTAAGCACTGGAAGACTATGCTCTTGGTGAGGTGAAGGGACCAGAAGACAAGAGGGGAGCCTCATGGAAGAAATGGAATGCCACGGACAATTTGGTGTTGAATTGGCTGCTGAGTTCTCTATCCCCTTCTGTTGCTGCTTCGGTGGAGGACCTCCCTACTGCTGCTGAGGTATGGGTAGCGTTAGCTAGTATGTACTCAGGGAAGGGAAATGTCATGTTGGTCTCCAAAATTGAAGACACTGTGCATGATCTCACTCAAGGTGATAGGACTGTAATGATGTATGTTGAAGAGCTGAAACATCTTTGGGCTGATTTAGACTATCTTGCACCTCTTGTGTTGCCACATGTTGAGTGTGCAGTGATAGCTAGAAAGTGGGTTGAGGATAGGTGTGTCCTCAAGTTTCTGAAGGGGCTGGACTCCATGTTTGAGAATAGAAGGGCTATCTTAGTGCAACAAGCTGAGTTGCCGTCACTAAGAGATGCCATTGCTGCTATAGCACAGGAGGAGACTAGACTGAAAGCTGTGGAGCGGTCAAAGGTGGCTTCCAGACCTGCTTATCACATAATGAATAGGCCTGAGACAAGAGACTTCCACAATTGTGGGCTGAAAGGGCATCTCAGTTACCAGTGCACAGCCCCACCGAAGAGAGACAACAAAGGCAGAGGAGGTTACAGAGGCAGCTACAGAGGAGATGGAAGGGGATACTATCGTGGAAGCAACAACAGAGGAAGAGGTGCTCCACGTAACTATAACAACTACAATCTCTACCAAGGGGAGGCCAGAGCGAATGTATCTGTCATGAGTGAGGGTCAGTCCAGTTCTTCTCATAGTCAAGACATGAGAAATGAGCAGCAGGGTCAAGACAACAGGAACGAACAGCAAGCAGAGACAGTGTTTGGTGACTTTGCTCATTTTGTGTACTCTGATGAAGGTAATGAAACTGCATCTGTTGCTGTTCATAGGGCTGGTGTAGATTGGGTGTTAGACTCAGGGGCATCGAAACATGTAACCGACAACGTTAGAGAGTTTGAATGCTACCAACAGTACCCCCAATCGTACAATGGAACTATTCAAACTGCAGATGGTACTGCACAACCTATTAAGGGGGGTGGGGCAGTGCAATGTACTCCAAGTATTAAGTTGGAATCAATTTTGTATGTTCCAGCTTTCCCAGTTAGTCTAGTGTCATTGAGTTCTTTGATTGATCAGATAGATTGTGACGTAACTCTTAATAAGTACCGCTATTTGATTCAGGAGATGGGAACTGGGAGGAGGCTTGGGGCAGGAACCAAGCATAGAGGACTATGGTACATGGATCACCAGGAGGATGTGAAGACTGCTGGCATGGCTCTTGCTGCGACTACGACAGAGAAGGAAGCATTAGCTATGATCCACCATTGTAGGTTTGGACATGTTTCTTTTGAGAAAATGAAGAAAGCTTTCCTTGATGTAATGAATGGTTTAGATAAAACCAAGTTAAGGTGTGAGGCATGTGAGTATGCTAAACACACTCGGATATCGTATGTGAGTAAGGGGCTCAGGAGTATAGTCCCATTTGTGCTTGTTCATTCAGATGCTTGGACGTGTCCATCAACCTCGATAAATGGAATGAATATTTTTTCACCTTCATTGATTGCAATACTCGCATGACATGGATGTTTTTAATGCGACATAAAGATGAGGTGTTTGAGTGTTTCAAGGACTTCTGTGTGTATGTTAAAACTCAATTCAAGGTGCAGGTTCAAATGATAAGGACTGACAATGGGACAGAATATGTCAACAGAAGGCTGGGAGAGTTCCTATCAGACCAAGGTATTCTGCATCAGACATCTTGCCCGGACACTCCTCCCCAAAATGGCGTGGCAGAGCGGAAAAATCGGCATATCCTTGAGGTGGCGCGCTCAATCATGTACACTATGAATGTGCCAAAGTGTCTATGGGGTGAAGCCGTTCTGACTGCAACCTATCTGATCAATCACACACCATCTATGATACTGGGTATGAAATCTCCTTGTGAACTCTTATTAGGAGAGAATAAATTTAGTGTGCCACCAAAGGTGTTTGGATGTACTTGTTTTGTCAGGGATCATAGACCTGCTGTGAACAAGCTGGATCCTCGGGCGGTGAAGTGTATCTTTATTGGCTATCCTTCTGGACAGAGAGGGTATAAGTGCTGGAGTCCTTCTAATAGGCGCACTTTCGTGAGCATGGATGTGACATTCTGGGAATCTAATCCTTACTATGGGGAAAAACCCGACTTGAGCTCATTGTTTGAATGTCTGGACCAGCCTGTGGTTGGTCCAGAGGGGGAGGTGGTGTTGCAACCTCAAGTATCCGAAGCAAGAGGGAGAGAACAAGGAAGAGGTCAGGAAGAGGTGATGCAGCAAGCAAGACCGCCaatggtgggtgatacgtctcagtcgtatctacttttccaaacacttttgcccttgttttggactctaacttatatgatttgaatggaactaacccggaatgacgctgttttcagcagaattgccatgatgttgttttacgtgcagaaaagaaaagttctcggaatgacctgaaactccatggaatatcttacaataaataataaaaaatcctcgccaaagatgaagaccaggggcccacacccttgccacgagggtgggggcgc
This window harbors:
- the LOC119356165 gene encoding deSI-like protein At4g17486 gives rise to the protein MAAQNGGGGGAAVVLNVYDLTPINDYLYWFGLGIFHSGIEVHGLEYAFGAHDLSTSGVFEVEPKRCPGYVYRRSVWMGTTEMSRAEFRSFIQTLAGKYNGNTYHLISKNCNHFTDDVCKNITKKPAPGWVNRLARVGYFFNRLLPKSIQVSTVTHGATHPAFSDDDVDSSGSSLNGDSDMDDLDQHLLPAAGTDLQSIVVSPKLSKDLV